A genome region from candidate division KSB1 bacterium includes the following:
- a CDS encoding alpha-amylase family glycosyl hydrolase — translation IRGRPDAFIKGYSRRNGQFMRNFYWSQPAYDISRHLLKPEEDWMLPIDHPDVLALQEELKRVLRFWMDMGADGFRADMAGALVKTANITGNDQFFNTHEDGTKIFWSKIREILDTEYPGSFMVAEWSHPKSALDGGGFHADFYHWFHGYHDLLQKESWRILNGHSEGHSYFDKQGKGNITNFLASYMDQYKKTVGHGYINLPLGNHDLSRLNIKRSTDDLEAIYAFNLTMPGIPFIFYGNEIGMRQLYGLPYVEGAYKPRAGGRTPMQWDDGINRGFSTADPDQLYLPVDTADDAPNVKDQETDPNSLLNRVRRLIELKKSEPAFTAYAEFVPVYAVENEYPFIYARANGDDMALVVLNPREKAADAEFDLKPAVSQLILLAGNEIKIKRNGTSYNLSIPGRSYAIYKMIK, via the coding sequence AATCCGCGGGCGTCCAGACGCGTTCATCAAGGGCTATAGCCGCCGCAACGGTCAGTTTATGCGCAATTTCTACTGGAGTCAGCCGGCGTACGATATTTCAAGGCATCTGCTCAAACCGGAAGAAGACTGGATGCTGCCCATCGATCATCCGGATGTACTGGCGCTGCAGGAAGAACTGAAACGCGTACTGCGGTTCTGGATGGATATGGGCGCTGACGGATTCCGCGCCGATATGGCAGGCGCTCTGGTCAAAACCGCCAATATCACCGGCAATGATCAGTTTTTCAACACGCACGAAGACGGAACCAAAATTTTCTGGAGCAAAATTCGGGAGATTCTGGATACCGAATATCCGGGATCGTTTATGGTGGCGGAATGGTCGCATCCGAAATCCGCACTGGACGGCGGCGGGTTTCACGCTGATTTTTATCATTGGTTCCACGGCTATCATGACCTGCTGCAGAAGGAATCCTGGCGAATCCTGAACGGACATTCCGAGGGCCACAGCTATTTTGACAAACAAGGCAAGGGCAATATTACCAATTTTCTGGCAAGTTATATGGATCAGTACAAAAAAACGGTGGGACACGGGTATATCAACCTGCCGCTGGGCAATCATGATCTGTCGCGTCTGAACATCAAACGCTCGACGGATGATCTGGAAGCCATTTATGCATTCAACCTGACCATGCCCGGTATTCCGTTTATTTTTTACGGCAACGAAATCGGAATGCGTCAGCTTTACGGCCTGCCCTACGTGGAAGGCGCCTACAAACCGCGCGCCGGCGGCCGTACCCCGATGCAATGGGATGACGGCATCAATCGCGGTTTTTCCACCGCCGATCCTGACCAACTCTACCTGCCGGTGGATACGGCGGATGACGCGCCCAATGTCAAAGACCAGGAAACCGATCCCAACTCGCTGCTCAATCGGGTGCGACGCCTGATCGAGTTAAAAAAGAGCGAACCGGCGTTCACCGCTTATGCCGAATTTGTGCCGGTTTATGCGGTGGAAAACGAATATCCGTTCATCTATGCGCGCGCCAATGGCGATGATATGGCCCTGGTCGTCCTCAACCCGCGTGAAAAAGCCGCAGACGCCGAGTTTGATCTGAAACCGGCCGTGTCCCAACTGATACTTTTGGCAGGAAACGAAATAAAAATCAAACGCAACGGCACGTCGTACAATCTCAGTATACCGGGCCGCAGTTATGCGATTTACAAGATGATCAAATAA
- a CDS encoding type II toxin-antitoxin system HicB family antitoxin: protein MHQAEEGGYWAKVPSIPGCATQGESFDELLNNLYEAVEGCLSVDVQDIVASENDKIMDIAV from the coding sequence ATTCATCAAGCAGAAGAAGGAGGATACTGGGCCAAGGTACCCTCCATCCCCGGATGTGCAACCCAGGGAGAATCATTTGACGAGCTGTTAAATAATCTCTATGAAGCGGTCGAAGGTTGCTTGTCAGTAGACGTTCAGGATATTGTTGCATCTGAAAACGATAAAATCATGGACATTGCCGTTTGA